The following proteins are encoded in a genomic region of Cryptomeria japonica chromosome 11, Sugi_1.0, whole genome shotgun sequence:
- the LOC131036920 gene encoding sucrose-phosphatase 1: MEGSKECPRLMIVSDLDNTMVDHHDPENISLLRFGALWEADYRHDSLLVFSTGRSPTLYKELRKEKPMLTPDITIMSVGTEITYGDAMVPDKGWEEWLNQGWDRSIVFEESAKTPHLRLQAETEQRPHKVSFYIEKEHAPEVINILSKRLGERQLDVKIIYSGGIDLDILPQGAGKGQALAYLLKKFNSEGKSPLNTLVCGDSGNDAELFSVADVYGVMVSNAQEELLQWHAENAKNNPKILHASERCAAGIIQAMQHFNLNPNVSPRDIVDYSQTTPKNFSLGHEIVEFHLLCEKWRRAEVEDSSDIFDRLKCVLDPNCILVHPWGVEENLFTGIDALRQCYGDQKGKNFRIWIDKIRPTKLASDIWLVKFDKWELIEKERRCCLTSALLKEKPGAPNALMWLHIHETWLSGCGSSSNLCCSI, translated from the exons ATGGAAGGATCGAAAGAATGCCCCCGTCTTATGATCGTCTCAGACCTCGACAATACCATG GTGGATCACCACGATCCAGAAAACATATCCTTGCTTCGTTTTGGTGCATTATGGGAAGCAGACTACAGACATGATTCCCTGCTGGTTTTCTCTACTGGGAGATCTCCAACACTCTATAAAGAGCTGAGGAAAGAGAAGCCAATGCTGACTCCTGACATTACCATAATGTCTGTCGGAACTGAGATAACATATGGAGATGCAATGGTCCCTGATAAAGGGTGGGAGGAATGGCTGAATCAAGGGTGGGACAGAAGCATTGTGTTTGAAGAATCTGCTAAGACTCCTCACCTTAGACTTCAG GCAGAAACAGAGCAACGACCCCACAAAGTAAGCTTTTATATTGAGAAGGAACATGCTCCTGAAGTGATTAACATACTTTCTAAACGACTAGGAGAACGGCAG CTGGACGTCAAGATCATATATAGTGGTGGCATTGATCTGGACATACTACCACAAGGTGCTGGTAAAGGACAGGCTTTAGCCTATTTGCTGAAGAAATTCAATTCAGAAGGTAAATCACCTTTGAATACTCTTGTCTGCGGTGATTCTGGCAATGATGCAGAATTATTCAGTGTTGCAGATGTCTATGGAGTCATG GTCAGTAATGCACAAGAAGAATTATTACAATGGCATGCAGAAAATGCCAAGAACAATCCTAAAATTCTCCATGCAAGTGAAAGATGTGCTGCAGGCATCATCCAAGCCATGCAACACTTTAATTTAAACCCCAATGTTTCTCCTCGAGATATAGTTGACTACTCCCAAACTACACCAAAAAACTTTTCCCTTGGTCATGAGATTGTGGAGTTCCATCTATTATGTGAGAAGTGGCGCCGTGCAGAAGTTGAAGATTCAAGTGACATTTTTGATCGACTAAAATGTGTACTT GATCCAAACTGCATCTTGGTGCATCCATGGGGGGTTGAAGAAAACCTTTTCACTGGTATTGATGCTTTAAGACAATGTTATGGAGACCAGAAGGGAAAGAATTTTCGAATTTGGATCGATAAGATTCGTCCGACAAAACTTGCCTCAGATATTTGGCTTGTAAAGTTTGATAAGTGGGAGCTAATTG AAAAAGAACGACGTTGCTGCCTAACATCAGCTTTGTTAAAAGAAAAG CCTGGTGCTCCAAACGCATTGATGTGGCTTCACATTCATGAAACATGGCTCAGTGGATGTGGAAGCAGTTCCAATTTGTGTTGTTCAATCTAA